A single window of Drosophila suzukii chromosome 3, CBGP_Dsuzu_IsoJpt1.0, whole genome shotgun sequence DNA harbors:
- the 5-HT2A gene encoding uncharacterized protein 5-HT2A isoform X3, whose translation MEMQSYSGHGPTTTTSATAESATATAAVPAATFTQRHFSCRLEEAARPEVWQPFIGCDSNTSTSSNSNLILPTSNILVNGSSSSFQCARQAFDKAEQTALYRCDGEGPLSESCALRLRARLLQVPYEAYEQFRLAINGELSASSDILSDSSSCVEGEDVLQCELGLTQELFLCHLQPQQEPFGELDGLGEAEPLSNGSLLEAYPIELGNEHDGLWSFLNLSELMEAGNDTSGIVNATSSSLDMILANYTALTTTTVASTAATSSDIGVTKSFLDYSPHGYDWLFLFVVFFIFAGGLGNILVCLAVALDRKLQNVTNYFLFSLAIADLLVSLFVMPMGAIPAFLGYWPLGFTWCNIYVTCDVLACSSSILHMCFISLGRYLGIRNPLGSRHRSTKRLAGIKIAIVWVMAMIVSSSITVLGLVNEKNIMPEHNVCVINNRAFFVFGSLVAFYIPMLMMVTTYALTIPLLRKKARFAAEHPESELFRRWALYHKTSAQPATVAGAQQLLQRQ comes from the exons ATGGAGATGCAAAGCTACTCTGGTCATGGACCAACGACAACAACTTCAGCCACAGCGGAAAGTGcaacagcaactgcagcagtcccagcagcaacattcACACAACGACACTTCAGTTGTCGACTGGAAGAGGCGGCCCGGCCGGAGGTCTGGCAGCCTTTTATTGGCTGCGACAGCAACaccagcaccagcagcaacagcaacctCATCCTGCCCACCAGCAACATCCTCGTcaacggcagcagcagctcaTTCCAGTGTGCCCGGCAAGCCTTCGATAAAGCGGAGCAGACGGCCCTCTACAGATGCGATGGGGAGGGCCCATTGTCTGAAAGCTGCGCGTTGAGGCTGAGGGCGCGACTGTTGCAAGTGCCGTACGAGGCGTATGAGCAATTTCGACTGGCAATCAACGGGGAACTCAGTGCATCCAGTGATATACTTAGTGATAGTTCGAGCTGCGTGGAGGGAGAGGATGTTTTGCAATGTGAGCTGGGGCTGACCCAGGAACTATTTCTTTGTCATTTGCAGCCGCAGCAGGAGCCATTTGGGGAGCTGGATGGCCTGGGGGAGGCGGAGCCCCTCTCGAACGGCAGCCTACTGGAGGCCTATCCAATCGAGCTGGGCAACGAACACGACGGACTCTGGTCCTTCCTCAACCTGAGCGAGCTAATGGAAGCCGGCAACGACACCTCTGGCATCGTGAATGCCACCAGCAGTAGTTTGGACATGATTCTGGCCAACTACACGGCCCTTACCACAACAACAGTCGCCTCCACTGCAGCCACGTCGAGCGATATCGGAGTTACGAAGAGCTTTCTGGACTACAGTCCCCACGGCTACGATTGGCTTTTCCTGTTCGTGGTCTTCTTCATCTTTGCGGGGGGCTTGGGCAACATCCTCGTCTGCCTGGCTGTGGCCTTGGACCGGAAGCTTCAGAACGTCACCAACTACTTCCTGTTTTCCCTGGCCATAGCCGATCTCTTGGTCAGTCTGTTCGTGATGCCCATGGGTGCCATACCAGCTTTCTTGG GTTATTGGCCACTTGGCTTTACTTGGTGCAACATTTATGTGACCTGTGATGTGCTGGCCTGTTCCTCCAGCATCCTGCATATGTGCTTCATAAGTTTGGGACGCTATCTGGGAATACGGAATCCATTGGGCTCGAGACATCGGTCTACGAAACGATTGGCTGGTATTAAGATAGCCATTGTTTGGGTAATGGCCATGATTGTATCCAGCTCGATAACAGTCCtgg GTCTGGTCAACGAGAAGAACATTATGCCTGAGCACAACGTCTGTGTAATAAACAACCGCGCCTTCTTCGTTTTTGGATCTCTGGTGGCATTTTATATCCCCATGCTCATGATGGTCACTACCTACGCACTCACCATTCCCCTCCTCCGCAAGAAAGCACGTTTTGCCGCAGAGCATCCGGAAAGTGAACTCTTCCGCAG GTGGGCGCTTTACCATAAGACCTCAGCACAGCCAGCAACAGTTGCAGGTGCACAGCAGCTTCTCCAGAGGCAATAG
- the 5-HT2A gene encoding tyramine/octopamine receptor isoform X1, translating to MEMQSYSGHGPTTTTSATAESATATAAVPAATFTQRHFSCRLEEAARPEVWQPFIGCDSNTSTSSNSNLILPTSNILVNGSSSSFQCARQAFDKAEQTALYRCDGEGPLSESCALRLRARLLQVPYEAYEQFRLAINGELSASSDILSDSSSCVEGEDVLQCELGLTQELFLCHLQPQQEPFGELDGLGEAEPLSNGSLLEAYPIELGNEHDGLWSFLNLSELMEAGNDTSGIVNATSSSLDMILANYTALTTTTVASTAATSSDIGVTKSFLDYSPHGYDWLFLFVVFFIFAGGLGNILVCLAVALDRKLQNVTNYFLFSLAIADLLVSLFVMPMGAIPAFLGYWPLGFTWCNIYVTCDVLACSSSILHMCFISLGRYLGIRNPLGSRHRSTKRLAGIKIAIVWVMAMIVSSSITVLGLVNEKNIMPEHNVCVINNRAFFVFGSLVAFYIPMLMMVTTYALTIPLLRKKARFAAEHPESELFRRLGGRFTIRPQHSQQQLQVHSSFSRGNSKFLSMSDSIRNFNNGGRGVEEGADARKRCVEPAERPLMQQRTTSSRSIGPASFRNVANGSGGAGGSGSKGAAPARSSFRFSGGGILRHSSSPASSCHSTNKSHSSSFWSKHGGNPNLMDSHPNRRASVRVSMSQPQLGYPTNGAGAGKSSEGGGGGYGSSAATTSCSTPGGTSMMKIATIQGPTLSQGQGAGGNHSLEQVRPTDLKPDERQRQKMRTFKFSLNRVSTPTLNLRFLNNRSKRNSLSANAVATEQKATKVLGLVFFTFVLCWSPFFILNIIFAACPECKVPEHVVNTCLWLGYVSSTINPIIYTIFNRTFRAAFIRLLKCNCERSGRPLRYRSVTEGRGAVSLCAPSALPLAISFHGAPLMTPSTANATPLSEFRGSYTITDDEC from the exons ATGGAGATGCAAAGCTACTCTGGTCATGGACCAACGACAACAACTTCAGCCACAGCGGAAAGTGcaacagcaactgcagcagtcccagcagcaacattcACACAACGACACTTCAGTTGTCGACTGGAAGAGGCGGCCCGGCCGGAGGTCTGGCAGCCTTTTATTGGCTGCGACAGCAACaccagcaccagcagcaacagcaacctCATCCTGCCCACCAGCAACATCCTCGTcaacggcagcagcagctcaTTCCAGTGTGCCCGGCAAGCCTTCGATAAAGCGGAGCAGACGGCCCTCTACAGATGCGATGGGGAGGGCCCATTGTCTGAAAGCTGCGCGTTGAGGCTGAGGGCGCGACTGTTGCAAGTGCCGTACGAGGCGTATGAGCAATTTCGACTGGCAATCAACGGGGAACTCAGTGCATCCAGTGATATACTTAGTGATAGTTCGAGCTGCGTGGAGGGAGAGGATGTTTTGCAATGTGAGCTGGGGCTGACCCAGGAACTATTTCTTTGTCATTTGCAGCCGCAGCAGGAGCCATTTGGGGAGCTGGATGGCCTGGGGGAGGCGGAGCCCCTCTCGAACGGCAGCCTACTGGAGGCCTATCCAATCGAGCTGGGCAACGAACACGACGGACTCTGGTCCTTCCTCAACCTGAGCGAGCTAATGGAAGCCGGCAACGACACCTCTGGCATCGTGAATGCCACCAGCAGTAGTTTGGACATGATTCTGGCCAACTACACGGCCCTTACCACAACAACAGTCGCCTCCACTGCAGCCACGTCGAGCGATATCGGAGTTACGAAGAGCTTTCTGGACTACAGTCCCCACGGCTACGATTGGCTTTTCCTGTTCGTGGTCTTCTTCATCTTTGCGGGGGGCTTGGGCAACATCCTCGTCTGCCTGGCTGTGGCCTTGGACCGGAAGCTTCAGAACGTCACCAACTACTTCCTGTTTTCCCTGGCCATAGCCGATCTCTTGGTCAGTCTGTTCGTGATGCCCATGGGTGCCATACCAGCTTTCTTGG GTTATTGGCCACTTGGCTTTACTTGGTGCAACATTTATGTGACCTGTGATGTGCTGGCCTGTTCCTCCAGCATCCTGCATATGTGCTTCATAAGTTTGGGACGCTATCTGGGAATACGGAATCCATTGGGCTCGAGACATCGGTCTACGAAACGATTGGCTGGTATTAAGATAGCCATTGTTTGGGTAATGGCCATGATTGTATCCAGCTCGATAACAGTCCtgg GTCTGGTCAACGAGAAGAACATTATGCCTGAGCACAACGTCTGTGTAATAAACAACCGCGCCTTCTTCGTTTTTGGATCTCTGGTGGCATTTTATATCCCCATGCTCATGATGGTCACTACCTACGCACTCACCATTCCCCTCCTCCGCAAGAAAGCACGTTTTGCCGCAGAGCATCCGGAAAGTGAACTCTTCCGCAG gCTAGGTGGGCGCTTTACCATAAGACCTCAGCACAGCCAGCAACAGTTGCAGGTGCACAGCAGCTTCTCCAGAGGCAATAGCAAATTTCTGTCAATGAGCGACAGCATTCGCAACTTTAACAATGGAGGACGAGGGGTTGAGGAAGGAGCTGATGCCAGGAAAAGGTGCGTGGAGCCCGCAGAACGACCTTTGATGCAGCAGAGAACGACGAGTAGCAGGAGCATTGGCCCGGCCAGTTTCCGCAATGTGGCCAATGGCAGTGGAGGAGCTGGAGGAAGTGGGTCTAAGGGAGCAGCCCCTGCCCGCAGCAGCTTCCGGTTCTCCGGAGGCGGCATCCTGCGGCACTCCTCGTCACCCGCCTCGAGCTGCCACTCCACCAACAAGTCGCATTCGAGCAGCTTCTGGAGCAAACACGGAGGCAATCCCAACCTAATGGACAG CCATCCGAATCGACGGGCCTCTGTGCGTGTCAGTATGTCTCAGCCACAACTGGGTTACCCGACAAATGGAGCTGGCGCTGGCAAATCGTCGGAAGGTGGAGGCGGTGGCTATGGCTCATCAGCTGCGACAACGAGCTGCTCGACTCCTGGAGGCACCAGCATGATGAAAATCGCCACCATCCAGGGACCCACTCTGAGCCAGGGCCAGGGAGCTGGAGGCAATCACTCGCTGGAGCAGGTGAGGCCCACAGATTTAAAGCCCGACGAACGACAGCGCCAGAAAATGCGGACCtttaagttttctttaaaccgagtttccacgcccactttaaatTTACG TTTCCTAAACAATCGCAGCAAACGGAACAGTTTATCGGCTAACGCTGTCGCCACAGAGCAGAAGGCAACAAAGGTGCTTGGACTGGTGTTCTTCACCTTCGTTCTGTGCTGGTCGCCCTTCTTCATCCTGAACATCATCTTCGCCGCGTGCCCCGAGTGCAAGGTGCCCGAGCACGTGGTGAACACCTGCCTCTGGCTGGGCTACGTATCTTCGACGATCAATCCCATCATCTATACCATATTCAATAGAACGTTCCGGGCGGCCTTTATCCGCTTGCTCAAGTGCAACTGCGAACG GTCCGGCCGCCCGCTGCGATACCGCTCCGTGACGGAGGGACGTGGCGCTGTGAGCCTGTGCGCCCCCTCGGCCTTGCCGCTAGCCATATCCTTCCATGGGGCGCCACTGATGACGCCATCCACAGCGAATGCGACGCCGTTAAGCGAGTTCCGAGGCAGCTACACAATTACCGATGACGAGTGCTGA
- the 5-HT2A gene encoding D(2) dopamine receptor B isoform X2, translating to MCFISLGRYLGIRNPLGSRHRSTKRLAGIKIAIVWVMAMIVSSSITVLGLVNEKNIMPEHNVCVINNRAFFVFGSLVAFYIPMLMMVTTYALTIPLLRKKARFAAEHPESELFRRLGGRFTIRPQHSQQQLQVHSSFSRGNSKFLSMSDSIRNFNNGGRGVEEGADARKRCVEPAERPLMQQRTTSSRSIGPASFRNVANGSGGAGGSGSKGAAPARSSFRFSGGGILRHSSSPASSCHSTNKSHSSSFWSKHGGNPNLMDSHPNRRASVRVSMSQPQLGYPTNGAGAGKSSEGGGGGYGSSAATTSCSTPGGTSMMKIATIQGPTLSQGQGAGGNHSLEQVRPTDLKPDERQRQKMRTFKFSLNRVSTPTLNLRFLNNRSKRNSLSANAVATEQKATKVLGLVFFTFVLCWSPFFILNIIFAACPECKVPEHVVNTCLWLGYVSSTINPIIYTIFNRTFRAAFIRLLKCNCERSGRPLRYRSVTEGRGAVSLCAPSALPLAISFHGAPLMTPSTANATPLSEFRGSYTITDDEC from the exons ATGTGCTTCATAAGTTTGGGACGCTATCTGGGAATACGGAATCCATTGGGCTCGAGACATCGGTCTACGAAACGATTGGCTGGTATTAAGATAGCCATTGTTTGGGTAATGGCCATGATTGTATCCAGCTCGATAACAGTCCtgg GTCTGGTCAACGAGAAGAACATTATGCCTGAGCACAACGTCTGTGTAATAAACAACCGCGCCTTCTTCGTTTTTGGATCTCTGGTGGCATTTTATATCCCCATGCTCATGATGGTCACTACCTACGCACTCACCATTCCCCTCCTCCGCAAGAAAGCACGTTTTGCCGCAGAGCATCCGGAAAGTGAACTCTTCCGCAG gCTAGGTGGGCGCTTTACCATAAGACCTCAGCACAGCCAGCAACAGTTGCAGGTGCACAGCAGCTTCTCCAGAGGCAATAGCAAATTTCTGTCAATGAGCGACAGCATTCGCAACTTTAACAATGGAGGACGAGGGGTTGAGGAAGGAGCTGATGCCAGGAAAAGGTGCGTGGAGCCCGCAGAACGACCTTTGATGCAGCAGAGAACGACGAGTAGCAGGAGCATTGGCCCGGCCAGTTTCCGCAATGTGGCCAATGGCAGTGGAGGAGCTGGAGGAAGTGGGTCTAAGGGAGCAGCCCCTGCCCGCAGCAGCTTCCGGTTCTCCGGAGGCGGCATCCTGCGGCACTCCTCGTCACCCGCCTCGAGCTGCCACTCCACCAACAAGTCGCATTCGAGCAGCTTCTGGAGCAAACACGGAGGCAATCCCAACCTAATGGACAG CCATCCGAATCGACGGGCCTCTGTGCGTGTCAGTATGTCTCAGCCACAACTGGGTTACCCGACAAATGGAGCTGGCGCTGGCAAATCGTCGGAAGGTGGAGGCGGTGGCTATGGCTCATCAGCTGCGACAACGAGCTGCTCGACTCCTGGAGGCACCAGCATGATGAAAATCGCCACCATCCAGGGACCCACTCTGAGCCAGGGCCAGGGAGCTGGAGGCAATCACTCGCTGGAGCAGGTGAGGCCCACAGATTTAAAGCCCGACGAACGACAGCGCCAGAAAATGCGGACCtttaagttttctttaaaccgagtttccacgcccactttaaatTTACG TTTCCTAAACAATCGCAGCAAACGGAACAGTTTATCGGCTAACGCTGTCGCCACAGAGCAGAAGGCAACAAAGGTGCTTGGACTGGTGTTCTTCACCTTCGTTCTGTGCTGGTCGCCCTTCTTCATCCTGAACATCATCTTCGCCGCGTGCCCCGAGTGCAAGGTGCCCGAGCACGTGGTGAACACCTGCCTCTGGCTGGGCTACGTATCTTCGACGATCAATCCCATCATCTATACCATATTCAATAGAACGTTCCGGGCGGCCTTTATCCGCTTGCTCAAGTGCAACTGCGAACG GTCCGGCCGCCCGCTGCGATACCGCTCCGTGACGGAGGGACGTGGCGCTGTGAGCCTGTGCGCCCCCTCGGCCTTGCCGCTAGCCATATCCTTCCATGGGGCGCCACTGATGACGCCATCCACAGCGAATGCGACGCCGTTAAGCGAGTTCCGAGGCAGCTACACAATTACCGATGACGAGTGCTGA
- the 5-HT2A gene encoding uncharacterized protein 5-HT2A isoform X4 — MSDSIRNFNNGGRGVEEGADARKRCVEPAERPLMQQRTTSSRSIGPASFRNVANGSGGAGGSGSKGAAPARSSFRFSGGGILRHSSSPASSCHSTNKSHSSSFWSKHGGNPNLMDSHPNRRASVRVSMSQPQLGYPTNGAGAGKSSEGGGGGYGSSAATTSCSTPGGTSMMKIATIQGPTLSQGQGAGGNHSLEQVRPTDLKPDERQRQKMRTFKFSLNRVSTPTLNLRFLNNRSKRNSLSANAVATEQKATKVLGLVFFTFVLCWSPFFILNIIFAACPECKVPEHVVNTCLWLGYVSSTINPIIYTIFNRTFRAAFIRLLKCNCERSGRPLRYRSVTEGRGAVSLCAPSALPLAISFHGAPLMTPSTANATPLSEFRGSYTITDDEC, encoded by the exons ATGAGCGACAGCATTCGCAACTTTAACAATGGAGGACGAGGGGTTGAGGAAGGAGCTGATGCCAGGAAAAGGTGCGTGGAGCCCGCAGAACGACCTTTGATGCAGCAGAGAACGACGAGTAGCAGGAGCATTGGCCCGGCCAGTTTCCGCAATGTGGCCAATGGCAGTGGAGGAGCTGGAGGAAGTGGGTCTAAGGGAGCAGCCCCTGCCCGCAGCAGCTTCCGGTTCTCCGGAGGCGGCATCCTGCGGCACTCCTCGTCACCCGCCTCGAGCTGCCACTCCACCAACAAGTCGCATTCGAGCAGCTTCTGGAGCAAACACGGAGGCAATCCCAACCTAATGGACAG CCATCCGAATCGACGGGCCTCTGTGCGTGTCAGTATGTCTCAGCCACAACTGGGTTACCCGACAAATGGAGCTGGCGCTGGCAAATCGTCGGAAGGTGGAGGCGGTGGCTATGGCTCATCAGCTGCGACAACGAGCTGCTCGACTCCTGGAGGCACCAGCATGATGAAAATCGCCACCATCCAGGGACCCACTCTGAGCCAGGGCCAGGGAGCTGGAGGCAATCACTCGCTGGAGCAGGTGAGGCCCACAGATTTAAAGCCCGACGAACGACAGCGCCAGAAAATGCGGACCtttaagttttctttaaaccgagtttccacgcccactttaaatTTACG TTTCCTAAACAATCGCAGCAAACGGAACAGTTTATCGGCTAACGCTGTCGCCACAGAGCAGAAGGCAACAAAGGTGCTTGGACTGGTGTTCTTCACCTTCGTTCTGTGCTGGTCGCCCTTCTTCATCCTGAACATCATCTTCGCCGCGTGCCCCGAGTGCAAGGTGCCCGAGCACGTGGTGAACACCTGCCTCTGGCTGGGCTACGTATCTTCGACGATCAATCCCATCATCTATACCATATTCAATAGAACGTTCCGGGCGGCCTTTATCCGCTTGCTCAAGTGCAACTGCGAACG GTCCGGCCGCCCGCTGCGATACCGCTCCGTGACGGAGGGACGTGGCGCTGTGAGCCTGTGCGCCCCCTCGGCCTTGCCGCTAGCCATATCCTTCCATGGGGCGCCACTGATGACGCCATCCACAGCGAATGCGACGCCGTTAAGCGAGTTCCGAGGCAGCTACACAATTACCGATGACGAGTGCTGA